The Streptomyces rubrogriseus genomic sequence GGTGCCGCGCGGCGACGGTGGCGAGGCGGACGCGGTGTGCCAGGCGCTGCCGGACCCGAAGCCGCTGGAGTCCAAGGCGGCTTCCACGTCCTCGCGGGGTTCGACCCTGCACGGACTGCTCGGCTTCCGCCGCTAGGGCCTGTCTGACAATTCCCGTCTGCCGCGCCTCGGGCGACGACGCGAATTGTCAGACAGGCCCTAGCCGTCCGTTGCCGCACGCCGTGTGCCGCACCCCGTCGGCGGCGTTGTCAGTGGCGTGGTCCACGATGGACGCATGAGTGAACTGACCAGGATCCCGGCCCCCGAGGGCGTCGCGCCCGCCGCGCAGTACTCCCATGTCGTCCTCGGCACCGGGCGCTTGGTGGCCGTGTCCGGGCAGCTCGCCCTGGACGAGGACGGCAAGGTGGTCGGCGAGGGCGACCCCGCGGCCCAGGCCCGCCAGGTCTTCGAGAACCTGCGCCGGTGCCTGGCCTCGGCCGGAGCGGCCTTCGACGACGTGGTGAAGCTGACCTTCTTCGTCACGGACATGGCCCACATGGGCGCGATCCGCGCCGCCCGCGCCGAGCACATACCCGACGACCGGCTGCCGGCCGCCTCCGCGGTGCAGGTGGCCGCGCTGGTCCGGCCGGAGTTCCTCATGGAGATCGAGGCGCTCGCGGTCGTGGCGCCGTGAGCGGTCCGCAGGCCCGCGTGCGGGTGCGGGAGATGACCCTCGCGGACTGCGACCGGGTGTCCCTGATCCGGGTCCGGGGCTGGCAGAACGCCTACCGGGGCCTGATGCCGCAGCCGCACCTCGACGCGATGGACCCCACCGCCGACGCCGCGCGGCGTCGCGACCTGTTCGCCCGGGCACCGGAGGGCGTGGTGCACCTGGTCGCCGAGGACGAGGGCGGCGAGGTCGTCGGCTGGGCCTGCCACGGTCCCTACCGGGACGGCGAGACGCGCACCGCGGACGCCGAGTTGTACGCCCTCTACGTCGACACCGGACGGCTCGGCGCGGGCATCGGGCGGACTCTGCTCCAGGAGTCGGTGCGCCGGTGCCGGGCCGCCGGACACGCCCGCATGCTCCTGTGGGTGCTCGAGGGCAACACCCGCGCCCGGCGGTTCTACGAGCGGGCGGGCTTCGGCCCCGACGGTGCCGAGGAGCCCTTCGAGGTGGACGGCGTCCCGGTGCCCGAGGTGCGCTACGCCCGGGTGCTGAACGGCTGACGGCACGTCACCGTTCTCCCCCCGCCCGCCGCTCACCACTCCCTCGCCGCCCGCCGCTCACCGCTGCCCCGGGATGCGGGCCAGCGCCCGCACCGCCGCTTCGGCCAGCACCGGGTGGGCGAGCGCGTCGTTCAGGACGGGGCCGGCGCGGTCGTCGCCGAGGGCACCGAGTCCCTCGACGCAGGCGAGCGCGACGCGCCGGTACGGATCGTGCGGGCGCAGCCGCCGCTCCAGGGTGGTGATCAGCGCGGGCACCGCCTCGGGGGCCCGCAGTTCGACCAGCAGCCGTACCGGGTGCAGGGCGTAGGCGACCCGCAGTTCGTTGGTGGCGAGGGCCGCGGCCGCGCGGGCGGTCCGCGGGTCGCCGAGGCG encodes the following:
- a CDS encoding adenylosuccinate lyase, whose translation is MDEELRALTERLRAESAASGVPEAAAVYDRLVATGDQDELAAVLTEPGHPLWARELAAFRLGVAGDRRAFESLVLLLNHRDPPRCASAAHALARLGDPRTARAAAALATNELRVAYALHPVRLLVELRAPEAVPALITTLERRLRPHDPYRRVALACVEGLGALGDDRAGPVLNDALAHPVLAEAAVRALARIPGQR
- a CDS encoding RidA family protein yields the protein MSELTRIPAPEGVAPAAQYSHVVLGTGRLVAVSGQLALDEDGKVVGEGDPAAQARQVFENLRRCLASAGAAFDDVVKLTFFVTDMAHMGAIRAARAEHIPDDRLPAASAVQVAALVRPEFLMEIEALAVVAP
- a CDS encoding GNAT family N-acetyltransferase, producing MSGPQARVRVREMTLADCDRVSLIRVRGWQNAYRGLMPQPHLDAMDPTADAARRRDLFARAPEGVVHLVAEDEGGEVVGWACHGPYRDGETRTADAELYALYVDTGRLGAGIGRTLLQESVRRCRAAGHARMLLWVLEGNTRARRFYERAGFGPDGAEEPFEVDGVPVPEVRYARVLNG